In the Paenibacillus pabuli genome, one interval contains:
- the thyA gene encoding thymidylate synthase: MKNYLDLLQDILDNGVHKGDRTGTGTQSVFGRQLRYNLSEGFPLVTTKRIHLKSVIHELLWFLSGDTNIAYLKENGVKIWDDWADENGDLGPVYGSQWRTWEAPNGEKIDQIAAVIDSIKNNPDSRRHLVSAWNVAEINNMKLPPCHFAFQFYVAEGKLSCMLTMRSVDTFLGLPFNIASYALLTHMIAQQCDLEVGDFIWSGGDVHIYSNHVEQVKTQLEREPFALPKLIIKRKPDSIFDYKFEDFEFENYQHHPGIKAPIAV, from the coding sequence TTGAAAAACTATCTCGATTTATTACAGGATATCCTGGACAATGGCGTACACAAGGGAGATCGCACCGGAACGGGTACACAATCCGTGTTTGGCAGACAGCTTCGTTATAACTTATCTGAAGGCTTTCCGCTTGTTACGACGAAACGAATTCACCTTAAATCCGTCATTCATGAACTGTTATGGTTCTTGAGCGGGGATACGAATATTGCCTATTTGAAAGAAAATGGCGTGAAAATCTGGGACGATTGGGCAGACGAGAATGGCGACCTGGGCCCGGTTTACGGTTCACAGTGGAGAACATGGGAAGCACCAAACGGAGAGAAAATCGATCAGATTGCAGCAGTTATTGATTCAATCAAAAACAACCCGGATTCACGCCGTCATCTGGTAAGTGCATGGAATGTGGCAGAGATTAACAATATGAAGCTTCCACCTTGCCATTTTGCGTTTCAGTTTTATGTGGCAGAGGGTAAATTATCCTGTATGCTTACGATGCGCTCCGTGGATACGTTCCTTGGGCTGCCATTTAATATTGCGAGCTACGCATTGCTAACACATATGATTGCCCAGCAATGTGACCTTGAAGTCGGTGATTTTATCTGGTCGGGTGGCGATGTGCACATCTATTCCAATCATGTGGAACAAGTGAAAACACAGCTTGAGCGTGAGCCTTTTGCGCTGCCTAAGTTGATCATTAAACGTAAACCGGATTCGATTTTTGATTATAAGTTTGAGGATTTTGAGTTTGAGAACTATCAGCATCATCCGGGTATCAAAGCTCCAATTGCAGTATAA
- a CDS encoding dihydrofolate reductase, which yields MSIELVWAMGENGVIGLNNSIPWRLPKDMAFFKRRTLNKTIIMGRNTWESFGGKPLPQRRNIVVTRDLNYKVEQAEVVHSIEEGLEATKGEELCVIGGSQVYREFLPLADRLVVTKIHEEFEGDTFFPEVDWSEWELKEQIEGEQDEKNVYDYTFEFYERKR from the coding sequence TTGAGTATTGAACTTGTATGGGCAATGGGCGAAAATGGCGTTATTGGCTTGAACAATTCGATTCCATGGCGTCTGCCCAAAGATATGGCCTTCTTTAAACGTCGTACGTTAAACAAAACCATTATTATGGGTCGCAATACGTGGGAATCCTTTGGTGGTAAACCGCTCCCGCAGCGCCGGAATATTGTGGTCACCAGAGACCTGAACTACAAGGTAGAACAGGCAGAGGTTGTGCATTCCATTGAAGAAGGTTTGGAAGCAACCAAGGGTGAGGAGCTATGTGTGATCGGTGGCTCACAGGTATATCGTGAGTTCCTCCCGCTGGCGGATCGTTTGGTGGTTACCAAAATCCATGAGGAGTTCGAGGGAGATACGTTTTTCCCGGAAGTGGATTGGTCCGAATGGGAGCTTAAGGAACAGATTGAGGGCGAGCAGGATGAAAAAAATGTGTACGATTATACGTTTGAGTTTTATGAACGTAAACGCTGA